The segment ataaaacaagtctGGAAGATGTATTACAACATAAATCGTAAAGTATATGTGTGTGATGACAATAGTTGAATTGTTCCCCTGTGCAAGAGAGTCACTGAGCAATTCTGTGTTTTACGTCATAGGTCTGTGTATAAATAGAATGACATCATGATTCCGGCTTTTGTTCTATTGACGCTACTATTGACGTTATTTTCTGGTTGACATAGTTTGTTgtaattaacccttaaagtgctgaactgttttacaatgagtgcatacacaattctgatgtttagaggctaaactgtCACACGCGCTTAAAGGGTTAAATCAGTGGAGTCCGTAATACAAGATATTTATATAGTTGGATGCTCAGGTCCCTCTTGTCAGGGTTGTGTTTTCAGCCTTAGCTCGTTGGCCCGGGCCCCTGGCATTCAATATAAACCTTCgtgcttaaaataaataatagactAGATGTTAACATAtcaatgtaatatttaatgagATGGCATTATTTACACTGAATACAGTGATAACGTAATCTATTAGTGTTTGTAATTATTGAATTTaacaattattataatatagatgttATGTTAATAGTCAAGTAAGCGCTCTGCACCTTGCGTTCCCACACTACCAACACAACACATAAGTACGTATTTGGCATCTACTCAACAAACGCACAACACTGGCCCACTGCTGACTCTAGTGTAGACTCAACCTACAATCCCATCACTAGCTCTCTTAGACGGGGGTACACAGGCAAAACCTCAAAGGGACGTTAcattagcataatataaaataaaaaaaaccatcTCCATAAGCTTAACAGCAATGCCACAAAGAAGGTGCGTTCAAAAATTGTTCAGCTAATTTAATAAGAATTTGTGCTAGAATGATATATCCTCCTGTGGTCCCTGCCTCCTGTGGTCCCTGCCTTCTGTGGTCCCTGCCTCCTGTGGTCCCTCCTTTCTGTGGTCCCTCCCTCCTGTGGTCCCTCCTTTCTGTGGTCCCTCCTTTCTGTGGTCCCTGCCTCCTGTGGTCCCTGCCTCCTGTGGTCCCTCCTTTCTGTGGTCCCTGCCTCCTGTGGTCCCTCCCTCCTGTCGTCCATGTCCATCCTTCATGTGGTCCCTCCCTCATGTGGTCCCTCCCTCCTGTGGTCCCTCCCTCCTGTCGTCCATGTCCATCCTTCATGTGGTCCCTCCCTCATGTGGTCCCTCCCTCCTGTCGTCCATGTCCATCCTTCATGTGGTCCCTCCCTCATGTGGTCCCTCCCTCCTTTCGTCCATGTCCATCCTTCATGTGGTCCCTCCCTCCTGTGGTCCCTCCCTCCTGTGGTCCCTGCCTCCTGTGGTCCCTCCCTCCTGTGGTCCCTGCCTCCTGTGGTCCCTCCCTCCTGTGGTCCCTCCTTTCTGTGGTCCCTGCCTCCTGTGGTCCCTCCCTCCTGTTGTACCTCCCTCCTGTCGTCCATGTCCATCCTTCATGTGGTCACTCCCTCCTGTGGTCCCTGCCTCCTGTGGTCCCTCCCTCCTGTGGTCCCACCTTTCTGTGGTCCCTGCCTCCTGTGGTACCTCCCTCCTGTGGTACCTCCCTCCTGTCGTCCATGTCCATCCTTCATGTGGTCACTCCCTCCTGTGGTCCCTGCCTCCTGTGGTCCCTCCCTCCTGTGGTCCCACCTTTCTGTGGTACCTTCCTCCTGTGGTCCCTCCCTCCTGTGGTACCTCCCTCCTGTGGTACCTCCCTCCTGTCGTCCTTGTCCATCCTTCATGTGGTCACTCCCTCCTGTGGTCCCTGCCTCCTGTGGTCCCTCCCTCCTGTGGTCCCACCTTTCTGTGGTCCCTGCCTCCTGTGGTCCCTCCCTCCTGTCGTCCATGTCCATCCTTCATGTGGTCCCTCCCTCCTGTGGTCCCTCCTTTCTGTGGTCATTCTTTCTGTGGTCCCTGCCTCCTGTGGTCCCTCCCTCCTCTGCTAACAAgaaacaaagtttttttcttctccatTACGTAGCTAGTGAACGATATTAATAGCTTCACGACACAGATCCAGACATGGCGACATTATAAGACAGTGGTCTTAGACTGGACTACTGAATCTAGATATATGGTATTGacaattaaaatttactttggTGATAGGCCTCTAGGTCTAGACTTGGATCCTGAAAGTCtattaataaatttaacatAAGGAACTCCCGCTGACGTGATGTGTGTTCAAGATTGTCTAGACCTCCAAACCAAAGTTAATTTAAGCTTTTATAGTTAGAAAAATTTTAACTGTGTGACCCATTGTCATGtatcagttttagaacccctgtaatatttggtgactagtagtcACTGAACTATTCCGTGCTAACACCACGAGATTTTGTCTACTGGTCGGGGACTGACCACGAGGTGGACACCTCAGTTGTTTTATGTCTCTTGTAGATGGAGGAGCGTTATTATCTCCTTAGGTATATTGTATGAGCACTGAGTAATTATTATGTAGTATGCAGTTCTtttcattggattattattgacCATAGTTTGTGATGGCTTATGatgccaatatcttttgtgattTATTTTATATGCAATAAATTTCAtgtctgctaccagtgtgtttatcaataattctaaatgttgtcgttGGAGACCTTAGTATACCAGTGTtgttgcgcacttgcaaatctagtgcgtgtaAGAAAGTATTTAGTTTAGAAGAGCactatagtagtaccagaagaggtacctacaaTAAACACGACATTCGCGTCATCACGCCTTGGACAACAATACCAGGCTGTGACACCAATTAGCTACTAATTCTTTTTCCAAAAATACAAATGAACTTGTCAAAATTCTACgaaaatctttagagccgtCTTTGGACATTTCGGATGTCTTTggtatgttgttttttccctTGTTGTGTTTTGAACCCACGAAGAATTGTATGTAAACAGGTGCTTTGctaatgaataaataaagattattatgtttataagatctcactttttaaaaaaatgtatgttattaatcagtgctttttttttaaaaaaaaaataggtaccggtactcagtgattgattgcctaacttttaattactaataaattataaatatacattaaaatacaagaaaagtaagtattttttccccacattcaaaaaggtgccggtacgccgtaccggtgcgtaacgtcacacaaaaaaaagggcCCTGCTATTAATACTTCGTTATATCTGATGGTTAACTGACAGTTGATctgaatgaaacaaataaataataaagtatCGTCTAttcaaatagtttaatttacCTTGACATACATGACAACAGTGAGGTAAATTCTATCAGCCTCGATCTGATTCAGTAATGGGACAGTTGAATCACAGTTTTGATAAATGTCACACGTATATTACCAGGGGCTATAATTCGTGATGAGAGTTGGTGTAGTTGTTCTTCGAATTGCCTCCCTTATcttgttgtaatttttttttctggatattTGTAAGTGTGGATGTGCGCGCTGTTCAGGTGGTTATTGTATTTcggttgttgctttttttgtgtattgctTGAAATGTTGGCGTGTTTGGACGCATTGATTTTTAGTTTTGATGTCTCTCTAGGGCTTTGCGCTGTCACATTGTCAGGGATCTGTTTCTCCAGCATCCAGGTAGAGTTGTGCCTGAGCTCCAGCAGAAGGTTCAACAGAATCACAGCCTTGACATCGTTGACCCCCTTCCCGTAATGAAGGTTGTCGATGCCCATGACGTTAGCGGTCAGCTGAGTCCAGTCCATCACGGGCACCTTGTGGGCAGACAGCACAGTCTTCAGGGCAGCGTTGTAAGCCAGGATCTCAGTCGGCTGTTGCATGTAGCTTGTAGTCGTTTGCAATATGGTTGGCATGTGTGTGGCCAGCCAGATGAACTTTGGCCATGCGGATTTGGCCAACTCCTGGAAAATGGGATTGAACACCTGTGAGAAAAAGAAACACTTATCATGAGATCTCATAGAACAGTTCTTGGATTCGTTCTTGTAATtttagccatatatatatatattgtaataacttaagtgaggcaaactcaacgaggcacatatatctttatttacacgacatcacaagttcataaaacatcatctttcttaggcacaatctctccatattggctctctacttgggtggaaatcgttctcctctctaatgttgacatccttttaggtctagtctatcacagtgcgcaccttctagcactagcctggatggcggtgcgcatggcagagttataacaatatatatatctatatatctatatatctatctatatatatatagaaagagagagagagagagagaacaaattGATTCTATGTCTCAGCTTCTGACTACTTAATGAAAATTTACATCCCTGCTTATCCTCCCTGCTGttaggctttgttttttaaaggatttttttataaagcttacaactcactctgtctgttaaaaagtttgaacatgtttttcttccatttcccattctctgatcaagttgaaactttgcacaattgttcattGTATCAGGCAAAACATAagatcaatcaaaaaattaccCAATTTGTTAATTACTTGTTgctgattaattattttgtttgatatcgaaataagggtaataaatgctacttgatgagagatgtggatgtatatatggattttaTCCCACGTTTTGACAGGTTGTATCTCcgacttcccattctcggatcaagttgaaattttgcataattatttatagtcgagGACAATACACGAATGAatccaaaaaattaaccagttagttgattagtactaattaattattctaatttataaggaaagggagctaaaccctgccatTTTCAGATCA is part of the Biomphalaria glabrata chromosome 2, xgBioGlab47.1, whole genome shotgun sequence genome and harbors:
- the LOC129924847 gene encoding uncharacterized transmembrane protein DDB_G0289901-like; amino-acid sequence: MDMDDRREGPQEAGTTERWDHRREGPQEAGTTGGSDHMKDGQGRQEGGTTGGRYHRREGPQEEGTTERWDHRREGPQEAGTTGGSDHMKDGHGRQEGGTTGGRYHRRQGPQKGGTTGGRDHRRQGPQEGVTT